In Acidimicrobiales bacterium, the DNA window GCCTGGCCTCGAGCCTGCGGCTGGCCGGCACCGGCAGCCAGGAGCCCCTCTGGGACCGCCTCGACGGGCTCACCATGCCGGTGCTGGTGATCGCCGGCGAGCGGGACCCCAAGTTCCGTGCCCTCGGAGAGCGCCTGGTCGACTGCATCGGTGCGAACGCCTCGCTGGCGATCGTTCCCGGCGCCGGCCACGCCGCCCACCTCGAGCGCCCCGACGACTTCCTCGGCATCGTCCGGCCCTGGCTGGGCCGCCACCACCGCTGACCCCCTCATCCGGAGAGGGCGAGGCCGGCGGCAAGGAGGAGCCCGAAGACGAGCTGGAGCCGCCCGGTGTCGGCGAGCACCGGCACCAGCATCGGTCCGGTGGCGCCGCCGAGGAGGCGTCGGATCGGCGGCACGGCGAGGGGCACCGCCAGCAGGGCCAGCAGCGCCCAGGGTCGTGACAGCGCCAGGATCGGGACCGCGCCCAGCGTGGCCGCCACCAGTCCCACGTAGAGGACCCGGGTCGGGCCGTCGCCGATGCGCACCGCGAGGGTCCGCTTCCCCACCACCGCGTCGCCGGGGATGTCGCGCAGGTTGTTGACCACGAGCAGGGCGGTGGCCACGAGGCCCACCGGCACTGACGCAGCCAAGGGCAGCCAGCTGAGCCGCTCGAGCTGGACGTAGGCGGACCCGACGGTGGCGACCACGCCGAAGAACAGGAACACGAAGACCTCGCCGAAGCCGGCGTAGCCGTAGGGACGGCTCCCACCGGTGTAGAGGAAGCCGGCGGCGAAGCTCGCCGCCCCCACGAGCAGCAGCTCCGGACCGACCGCCGCGGTCAGGGCCAAGCCGGCCACCGCCGCCACCAGGGCGGCAGCGAGCGCCGCCCGCTTCACCTCGCCCACCGTGGCCAGGCCCGAGGCCACGAGGCGCACCGGGCCGACCCTGTCGGCGTCGGCCCCTCGCTGCCCGTCGGCGTAATCGTTGACGTAGTTCGTCCCGACCTGGATGGCGAGTGCGGCGACGACCGCGGCCAGCGCCCGCCAGGCGATGATCCCCGCGCCGTTGCCGACGGCCGCGGCGGTGCCGACGGCCACGGGCACCACGGCGGCCGGGAGGGTGCGGGGTCGGGCGCCCAGCACCCAGCGGTTCACCGGTGCCGCGCTAGGGCCGGTGGGGGAATCGGCCGAAGTCGGGACGCCGCTTCTCGCGGTAGGCGTCGCGGCCCTCCTGGGCCTCTTCGCTCATGTAGAAGAGCAGGTTCGTGTCGTGGGCCAGCTGCTGGATGCCGCTGAGGCCGTCCTCGTCGGCGTTGAAGCTGGCCTTCAGCAGGCGCAGGGCGAACGGCGAGAGCGCCAGCATCTCTCGACACCACCCGACCGTCTCCGCCTCGAGGCGCCCCAGGGGCACGACGGTGTTGACCAGCCCCATCTCCAGCGCCTGGGCGGCGTCGTACTGACGGCACAGGAACCAGATCTCCTTGGCCTTCTTGGGGCCGACGAGCCGGGCCAGGAGGCCGGCGCCGAACCCGCCGTCGAACGAGCCCACCCGCGGGCCGGTCTGGCCGAATCGGGCGTTGTCGGCAGCGATGGTGAGGTCGCAGATCAGGTGGAGGATGTGCCCCCCGCCGATGGCGTAGCCGGCCACCATCGCAACCACGGGCTTGGGGAGGCGGCGGATCTGGACGTGCAGGTCGGTGACGTGGAACCGCCCGACACCGGCACCGGAAGCCACGTAGCCGGAGTCGCCGCGCACCCGTTGGTCCCCGCCCGAGCAGAAGGCCTCGGGGCCCTCCCCGGTGAGCACCACGGCGCCGACCGCGGTGTCCTCCCGGGCCAGCTCGAACGCCTGAGAGAGCTCGATCACCGTCTCCGGCCGGAAGGCGTTGCGCACCTCGGGCCGGGCGATGGTGACCTTGGCGACGCGGTGGCCGTCGAGGACCTCGGCCGTCTCGTAGCGGATGTCGGTCCAGTCCCCCGCGGGCTCCCAGACAACGGCGTCGGCGGTCATGGGCCGAACGTACCGCCCACCCCTCGACGAGGGCGACTCGTCGCCGCGCCGTACCATCGGGGCGTGGGCCGTCTCGTCGCCGTCGTCGCCGAGGGCACGCCGTCCTTCGTCGAGCGGCTGCGACGGGTCTGGGACGCCGGGGACGCCGTCCTGCCGCTCGACCCCCGCCTGCCTCCGCCGGCAGCCGAGATCATGCTGCGTGCCATGCGACCGGCGGCGGTCATCGGGCCCGACGGTGACGAGGTGCGCCTCGACGGCGCCGAAGCGGTGGCCGACGGTGACGCCCTCGTGGTAGCCACCAGCGGCACCACGGGCGCCCCTCGGGGCGCGGTCCTGACCCACGACGCCGTGGTCACGTCGGCGGTCGCCACCAGCGCCCGCCTCGGCGTCGATCCCGACCGGGACCGTTGGCTGGCCTGCCTGCCCCTCGCCCACGTCGGGGGGCTGTCGGTGGTGACCCGCGCCCTGGTGACCGGTACCCCGCTCGAGGTGGCGCCGAGACCCGACCCGGTGGTGCTGGCCGGGGCCGCGGCGCGTGGCGCCACCCTCGTCTCCCTCGTCGCCACCGCGCTGGCGAGGGTCGACACGAGCGCCTACCGCGCCGTGCTCCTCGGCGGTGGCGCCCCACCCGCCGCAACGACGTCCAACGTGGTCACCACCTACGGCATGACCGAGACCGGCAGCGGCGTGGTCTACGACGGCGTACCCCTCGACGGCGTCGAGGTGCGGGTGGTCGGGGGCGAGGTGCACGTTCGGGGACCCATGCTCCTGCGCGCCTACCGCGACGGCACCGACCCGAGGGACGCCGACGGCTGGCTGGCCACCGGCGACAGCGGCGCGCTCGGATCCGACGGCCGGCTTCACGTGGACGGCCGCCTCGGCGACGTGATCGTGACCGGTGGCGAGAAGGTGTGGCCCGACCCGGTCGAGGCCGTGCTCCGCGCCCACCGCGGGGTGGCCGACGTGGCCGTGGTGGGCCGGGATGACCCCGAGTGGGGCCAGCGGGTGGTCGCCCACGTCGTCCCCACCGATCCGGCCGACCCTCCGACCCTCGATGCCCTCCGCCAGGCCGTCAAGGCGCGACTGCCGGCCTGGTCGGCGCCCCGCGAGCTCGTCCTCGAGGCCGACCTCCCCCGGACCGCCCTCGGCAAGGTCCGCCGCCGCCAGGTCGGCGGCCGGGCTCAACCGGCCTGAGGGGTCCGCGCCAATCGCCGCATCCGGTCGGCCGTGGCGGTGCTCACCGTCGAGTCAGCACCGGCGACCAGCGACACCAGGTGGAGGGCCACGCCCACGGCGTCGCGCCGCGCCACGCGCCGCAGCACCCCGTACGCGCTGCCGTGGAAGCCGTCGTGGTGGTCGAGAAGCTCGAGGGCCCAGGGCGCAAGCCGTCGGTCGAGGTGAGCGAGGTCGTACTCGACGTCGGCCACCGGCCCCCGGACCCGGGCGGCGACGAAGGGCCGGCCGACGGCGATGGCCCGTCCCCGCCAGGCCTCGATGACCTCCTCGTCGGTCACGTCGACGACGTCGGCATCACCGTCGCCGACGACGACGACGTAGTGCTCAGCCCAGGGCGCGCCGCCGTCCACCTGCTGCTCCGCCACCGGGGTCTGTTACCCAGCAGCGCACCTTTCACACCCCTCGGGCACACCCACACCCTCGGGCGCACCCCCGGCGTCAGGCGCACCCCCGGCGTCAGGCGCCGTCGGCGCGGATGAGCGATCCCCCGTCGACCACCAGCGTCTGGCCCGTCATCCACGACGAGGCGTCGCTGGCGAGGAACATGGCGGCGTTGGCGATGTCCTCCGGCTCACCCAGCCGGCCCAGGGGTGTCCGGGAGGCGATCGCCTCCTCGTGAGGCTCCCACAGGGCCCGGGCCATGTCGGTCTTGACCAGGCCCGGGGCGATGGCGTTGACCCGGGTGCGGGGGGACAGCTCCGACGCCATCTGTCGGGTCAGGTGGATGACCGCGGCCTTGGTGACGCTGTAGTAGGCGATCCCGGGGGTCACGCTCAGCCCGCCGGTGGAGGCGATGTTGATGACCACCCCTCCGTTGTCGGCCAGCCACGCCCGGTGCGCCAGCTGGGTCCAGACCAGGAGCCCGAGCTGGTTGACCTTCACCGTCTTGTCCGCCCTGGCCACGTCGATGCCCATCAGCGGACCCTGGTAGGGGTTGGTGGCGGCGTTGTTGACGAGGATGTCGAGGCCACCCAGTCGCTCGACGCAGGCCGCCACGCAGGCCTCGGCCTGGTCGGGCTCGCCGGCGTTCGCCGCGAAGACCTCGACCTCGCCGTCCATGGCGGCCGCCGCCTCCTCGAGGACCTCTTGCTTGCGCGACGAGATCATCACCCGGGCGCCGGCGGCGGCGTAGGCCGTGGCG includes these proteins:
- the menB gene encoding 1,4-dihydroxy-2-naphthoyl-CoA synthase codes for the protein MTADAVVWEPAGDWTDIRYETAEVLDGHRVAKVTIARPEVRNAFRPETVIELSQAFELAREDTAVGAVVLTGEGPEAFCSGGDQRVRGDSGYVASGAGVGRFHVTDLHVQIRRLPKPVVAMVAGYAIGGGHILHLICDLTIAADNARFGQTGPRVGSFDGGFGAGLLARLVGPKKAKEIWFLCRQYDAAQALEMGLVNTVVPLGRLEAETVGWCREMLALSPFALRLLKASFNADEDGLSGIQQLAHDTNLLFYMSEEAQEGRDAYREKRRPDFGRFPHRP
- a CDS encoding SDR family oxidoreductase, with translation MELRLDGKVALVTGGSRGIGRAIATAYAAAGARVMISSRKQEVLEEAAAAMDGEVEVFAANAGEPDQAEACVAACVERLGGLDILVNNAATNPYQGPLMGIDVARADKTVKVNQLGLLVWTQLAHRAWLADNGGVVINIASTGGLSVTPGIAYYSVTKAAVIHLTRQMASELSPRTRVNAIAPGLVKTDMARALWEPHEEAIASRTPLGRLGEPEDIANAAMFLASDASSWMTGQTLVVDGGSLIRADGA
- a CDS encoding AMP-binding protein, with protein sequence MGRLVAVVAEGTPSFVERLRRVWDAGDAVLPLDPRLPPPAAEIMLRAMRPAAVIGPDGDEVRLDGAEAVADGDALVVATSGTTGAPRGAVLTHDAVVTSAVATSARLGVDPDRDRWLACLPLAHVGGLSVVTRALVTGTPLEVAPRPDPVVLAGAAARGATLVSLVATALARVDTSAYRAVLLGGGAPPAATTSNVVTTYGMTETGSGVVYDGVPLDGVEVRVVGGEVHVRGPMLLRAYRDGTDPRDADGWLATGDSGALGSDGRLHVDGRLGDVIVTGGEKVWPDPVEAVLRAHRGVADVAVVGRDDPEWGQRVVAHVVPTDPADPPTLDALRQAVKARLPAWSAPRELVLEADLPRTALGKVRRRQVGGRAQPA
- a CDS encoding 1,4-dihydroxy-2-naphthoate polyprenyltransferase; the encoded protein is MNRWVLGARPRTLPAAVVPVAVGTAAAVGNGAGIIAWRALAAVVAALAIQVGTNYVNDYADGQRGADADRVGPVRLVASGLATVGEVKRAALAAALVAAVAGLALTAAVGPELLLVGAASFAAGFLYTGGSRPYGYAGFGEVFVFLFFGVVATVGSAYVQLERLSWLPLAASVPVGLVATALLVVNNLRDIPGDAVVGKRTLAVRIGDGPTRVLYVGLVAATLGAVPILALSRPWALLALLAVPLAVPPIRRLLGGATGPMLVPVLADTGRLQLVFGLLLAAGLALSG